A window of the Lepus europaeus isolate LE1 chromosome 5, mLepTim1.pri, whole genome shotgun sequence genome harbors these coding sequences:
- the MED8 gene encoding mediator of RNA polymerase II transcription subunit 8, with protein MQREEKQLEASLDALLSQVADLKNSLGSFIYKLENEYDRLTWPSVLDSFALLSGQLNTLNKVLKHEKTPLFRNQVIIPLVLSPDRDEDLMRQTEGRVPVFSHEVVPDHLRTKPDPEVEEQEKQLTTDAARIGADAAQKQIQSLNKMCSNLLEKISKEERESESGGLRPNKQTFNPADTNALVAAVAFGKGLSNWRPSGSSGPGQPGQPGAGAILAGASGLQQVQMAGAPGQQQPMLSGVQMAQAGQPGKMPSGIKTNIKSASMHPYQR; from the exons ATGCAG AGGGAGGAGAAGCAGTTGGAGGCGTCATTAGATGCACTGCTGAGTCAAGTGGCTGATCTGAAGAACTCACTGGGAAGTTTCATTTACAAGCTGGAGAACGAGTATGACAGGCTAACCTG GCCCTCTGTCCTGGACAGCTTTGCCTTGCTTTCTGGACAGTTGAACACCCTGAACAAGGTCTTGAAGCATGAAAAGACACCGCTGTTCCGCAACCAGGTCATCATCCCTCTGGTGTTATCCCCAGACCGGGATGAAGATCTCATG AGGCAGACTGAAGGACGGGTGCCTGTCTTCAGCCATGAGGTGGTCCCTGACCATCTAAGAACCAAGCCTGACCCTGAGGTCGAAGAGCAGGAGAAACAACTTACGACAGATGCTGCCCGCATTGGTGCTGATGCAGCACAG aagCAGATCCAGAGCTTGAATAAAATGTGCTCAAACCTTCTGGAGAAAATTAGCAAAGAGGAGCGAGAATCAGAGAGTGGAG GTCTCCGGCCAAACAAGCAGACGTTTAACCCTGCAGACACCAATGCCCTAGTGGCAGCTGTTGCCTTTGGGAAGGGGCTGTCTAATTGGAGACCTTCAGGCAGCAGTGGTCCTGGCCAGCCAggtcagccaggagctggggccatCCTTGCAGGAGCCTCGGGACTACAGCAGGTGCAGATGGCAGGAgctccaggccagcagcagccaatGCTCAGTGGGGTGCAAATGGCTCAAGCAGGTCAACCAG GGAAAATGCCAAGTGGAATAAAAACCAACATCAAGTCAGCTTCAATGCATCCCTACCAGCGGTGA